From the genome of Longispora fulva:
CAAGCGGCTTGTCCTCGGGGGCGGCGCCGACCGTGCCGGATCCGATCCGGATGACCTGGGCGTCCACGTAGGCCGACTTGGCCGACAGCAGGAAGCGCACCGTCGAGTCGGTGGCCTCTTCCGCGCCGGGGGCCACGTACACCAGGTGGGCGGTCGCGCCGCGCTTGAGTTCCTTGCCCACGGAGCGGACGAAGCCCTCCAGGGCGCGCTGCGCGGTGCGTGTCTGCCGGCCGGACGTGTCCTCCGGCGGGGTGCCGAGCACGATGACCCGGCCGGAGGCGGCGACCCGGCGGATCGTCGGGTGGAAGAAGTCGAAGAGGTGGCGCAGCTCGGCGCTCGACGTGATGCCGGTGGCGTCGAAGACGAGCGCGTGGTAGCGGGCGTCGGGGGCCTCGCTCGGCTCGGTGTGCACGGTGGCGTCCACGGCCGACAGGGTCTTGGTCAGTGCCGCGTCGAGCCGTCCACCGGGGGCGGAGCCCAGCAGCACCGGGCCGGCGACGACGGGCTGGCCCGGCCGGTACCGGCGGAGTTTCGCGGGGTCGGGCAGCCCCAGCTTGGGGACGAGAAAGCGCCCTGCCCCGGACGCGGCGAACTTCTGGTACCGATCGGTCATGGAAAAATGCCTCCCTACTCCGGCGTAATCTTACTCGCCAGTAGGTTAGAGTGGAAGCATGACCCAGAAAATTCGCCGGGTCGCCGTGATCGGCGGCAACCGGATCCCGTTCGCCCGGTCCAACGGGCCGTACTCGCACGCCGCGAACCAGGACATGCTCACCGCCGCACTCGACGGCCTGGTCAGCAGGTACGGCCTGGCCGGCGAGCTGCTCGGCGAGGTCGCAGCGGGCGCGGTGCTCAAGCACAGTCGCGACTTCAACCTGACCCGCGAGGCGGTGCTGGGCAGCCGGCTGGACCCGAGGACGCCCGCCTACGACGTGCAGCAGGCGTGCGGCACCGGCCTGGAGGCCGCGATCCTCGTCGCGAACAAGATCGCGCTCGGCCAGATCGAGGCGGGCATCGCCGGCGGGGTGGACACCACCTCCGACGCGCCGCTCGGGGTCAACGAGGACCTGCGGCAGATCATGCTCGACGCCAACCGGGCGAGGTCCCTGGGCGGCAAGCTCAAGCTGATCACCCGGCTGCGGCCCGGCCAACTCGTGCCGGACATGCCGCGCAACGCCGAGCCCCGCACCGGGAAGTCGATGGGCGAGCACGCGGCGATCACAGCGGCCGAGTGGGGCGTCACCCGCGAGGACCAGGACGAGCTGACCGCCGCGAGTCACCACCACCTGGCCGCCGCGTACGAGGCCGGCTTCTTCGACGACCTGGTCACCCCCTACCTGGGGCTGAACCGGGACCAGAACCTGCGGCCTGACTCCTCTGTGGAGAAGTTGGCGAAGCTCAAGCCGGTGTTCGGCCGGGGCGAGGGCGCGACGATGACGGCCGGCAACTCGACCCCGCTGTCCGACGGCGCGGCCGTGGTGCTGCTGGCCAGCGAGGAGTGGGCGAAGACGCACCGGCTGCCGGTCCGGGCGTACCTGACGTTCAGCGAGACCGCCGCCGTCGACTACGTGCACGGCGGGGAGGGCCTCCTGATGGCCCCCGCGTACGCCGTCCCGCGGATGCTCCAGCGCGCCGGCCTCACGTTGCAGGACTTCGACTTCTACGAGATCCACGAGGCGTTCGCGTCCCAGGTGCTCGCGACCCTCAAGGCCTGGGAGAGCCCCGAGTTCTGCAAGGAGAAGCTGGGCCTGGACGCGCCGCTCGGCTCGATAGACCGCGCGAAGCTCAACGTCAACGGCTCCTCACTGGCCGCCGGCCACCCCTTCGCGGCCACCGGCGGCCGGATCGTCGCCACCCTGGCCAAGCTGCTGGAACGCAACGGCAAGGGCCGCGGCCTGATCTCGATCTGTGCGGCCGGCGGCCAGGGCGTGACCGCGATCCTCGAACGCTAGAAACGCCGCCCCAGCTATCCGGCATCACGTCGGGTAACTGGGGCGCTTCGTGGGGTGTTCGGGGGCGGACATTCCGTCTACTGTGTCGGGAAAGCCACCCCGACACGGAGGTAACCCGAAGATGGCCGACGCCCGGCAACTCCTCGAGGACTACGTTTCGACCGGGAAGGTCATGCAGGTCGCGACCCTGAACGACGAGGGAGCGCCGGTGGTGTGCAACGTCTGGTTCGCCAGCACCCTGGCCCCGGACCGGCTGTACTTCATATCCCGCCCGACCCGGTTCCACAGCGCCAACATCCGCCGCGATTCCCGGGTCGCCGGCAGCGTGCTGGCCATCGACCTGACGGAGCTCGGCCAGGACGTCCGCGGCGCGACGTTCACCGGCTCGGCCGTCGAGCTGCCGACCACCGGGGTGGACGAGGAGATCGCCGTGTTCGCCGGCCGCTGGCCCCGGGCGGCACGGGCGATCGACGCCCGGCGGATGGCCGATGGCGAGAACCACCACCGGATCTACCGGATCGACGTGGACGGCTGGATCCTCTTCGACGAGGAGAACTTCCCCGACGAGCCCCGCCAGCCGGTCCCGGCCCACACGGACTGAAACCTTTTCAGACGGTTACGGCGGGGCCCGACCCGGCATTGTCGGCCCCAGGTGTCCAGCCCAGCGCGCGAGCCAGCAGCGTCCGGCGGTTGCGGGCGCCGGTCCTGGCGAACACCGACTTCAGGTGGTCCTGCACGGTGTTCTCCGCCAGGAACATCCGCCGCGCGACCTCCCGGGTGTCCGCCCCGGCGGCCAGATGGCCGAGCAGCTCGGTCTCCCGGGCGCTGAGCCCGTACGCCCGGCAGAACAGCGCCACCCGTTCCCCCGGCGGGGTCTCCTCGATGGTGACCGCGATGTCCCGGCCGCCGATCCGGGCCGCGCGCAGGGTCAGCCACAGCCCGTCGCCGAGGTGCACCCTGGCCGAGGGCTGGTTCCCGTCCACCCCGGCCTCGACGGCCAGCAACTGGGCGGCCACGTTGTAGGCGCTAGCCGGGATCGGCTGGCGGTCGGGGGCCGGCGGGATGAGCGCCGTGAGAAAGTCGTGGGTCTCCGGCGTCTGGCCGAGTACCGCCAGCTCCGGGGACAGCAGCAGCACCAGCGGCCCGAGCCGCCGCGCCCCGGGCGGCCGGGTGACGAACGTGTCGGCCTGCGCGCGGCGCAGCGCGGCGGTGACCGGCCCGGCGACCTCCGCGAGGAACGCCGCCTCGCCCGGGTCGAACACCCCGCCCGTCCGCCACAGGTCCAGGAAGCCCCAGCAGCCGAACCGGTCCCGGAAGACGACGGAGGCGACGTCGCGGACGCCGTAGCCGGCCAGCAGTTCCCGCCACAGCGGACCGCGCGCCGGATCGCCCACGCTGAGCAGCGCCACCGGCGGCTCGGCCAGGCCCGTCCACCGGTTGACCTCCGTGAGGTACTTCAACCGGATCAGCCGGGGCAGGTCCCGCACGTGCGGCACGGCCGCGACCGGCGCGGAACCGACGGACGTCTCCGGATCGGTGAGCACGAACGCGTGGAAGTCGAAGTCGACGGCCCGGCGCAGCGCGTCGAGCAGGCGCAGCCGCAGCTCCCGCGCGTCGCCGCCCGCCTCGCACACCCGGAGGACCGGCCCCACGGACCGGGTAGCCCTGACCACGCCCCGAGCCTAGGCCACCCCGGCCCCCGGCCGGCCCGCGACGCCGGTCGCGGACCCCAGGTTTCTGGGATGGGCCGGCGGCGCGGCCGGGACGACGATGGAGAGGACACCGAGGAGGACGCCATGACCACCCTGCATATCGAGCACGCGATCACCGGCTACGACGCCTGGAAGGCGGTGTTCGACCAGTTCGCCGAGGTCCGCCGCCAGTCAGGGGTCCGCGGCCACCGGATCAGCCGCCCGGTCGACGACGAGCGCTACGTCCTGATCGACCTGGACTTCGCGACCGTCGCCGAGGCGGAGAACTTCCGCACCTTCCTGGTGACGAAGGTCTGGTCCTCACCGGCCAGTTCCCCGGCGCTGATCGGCGCACCGCTGGCCAGGATCCTGGAGTCGGTGGAGGAGTCAGCCGAGGAGTTTGCCGAGGCGGGCCAGGCCCTCGGCGAGCACGTCGGCTGACGGCCCGTAGGAGAACCGGACGAACTCCGTGTGCCGCCGCCCGCCGCGCCGTCGCCGCCCCGGGTCCACGTCGAACAGGTGCCCCGGCACGGTGATCACCCGCTGGCGCAGGGCGGCCTCGAAGAACCCGTCCGCGTCGTTGAGGGGCGCGGGCAGGTCCGCGACGTCGCCCCACACGTAGAAGGCGCCGGCCGGCGGGGTGTCGACCCGGATCCCGAGCGCGCGCAGCCCGTCGACCATCAGGTCGCGCTTGCCGGCGAACGCCGCCCGGGTCGCCGCCGTCTCCCGATCGGCGTAGGAAGGGTCGAGGGCGGCGAGGGCCGCGCGCTGGGTGACCCTGGACGGGCCGCCGTCCAGGCCGCCGCCGGACCGGTCGAGCACCTCGATCGCCGCGCGCGGCCCGAGCACCCAGCCGAGCCGCCAGCCCGGGTACCGGAAGCCCTTGGTCAGGCCGTCGATGATCAGGACGTCGTCGGCGTCCACGTCCGCCACGTGCGCCGCGGCGCTGACCGGCCCGCCGTCGTAGACGAACTGGCTGTAGAACTCGTCCACGACCAGCGCGCACCCGCCGGCGCGGGCCCGGTCGACCAGGTCGGCGAGGTGGGCCCCGGCGAGCACGGAGCCGGTCGGGTTGCACGGGTTGGACAGCAGGAACGCGCCGATCCCGGCCCGGTCGACCAGCTCCGTGAGCGCCGCCGGCGTGAACGGCACCCCGGCCGGCACCGGGCTCAGTCGGGACAGGTGCGCGCCGATCAGGTCCTCGTAGAACGAGTAGTCCAGGTCGCGGTAGCCGATGGCGAGGTCGCCGAGGGCGGTGAACACCCGGTTCAGGGCGAGCCGGCCGCCGGGGGTGACGGAGACGTTCGCGGCCGTGTAGGGGGACTTCCCCTTCCGGTACAACCGGTTGTAGTGCTCGGCGATGGCGGTGCGTAGTTCGGGGACGCCGTTCACGGGCCCGTAGCCGTGGTCGTCCGGCGCGAGCTCCACCGTCGTGATCCGCTCCGGCGCGCCGGGGAGGGGCCCGGTCTCCGGCTGGCCCTGGCCCAGGTTGACCCAGTCGGGGTCGCCGGGCGTGAAGCCGCGCCGGAGGGCCTCGTGGACGACGTACAGGACGCCGGCGGGGGGGACGTCGCGCAGATAGTGGGGCACACGACCATCCTCCCGGGGCCGCGTGCCCATCGACAAGAACGACAGTCCTTTGCGGACCCCAAAGCCACGGTTATGGTTGGGCTGTGATCGATACCCGTCAACTGGAGATGTTCGCGGCCGTGGTGCGGGCCGGATCCTTCTCCGCCGCCGCCCGCGAGCTGAACTGCAGCCAACCGGCGATCAGCCAACAGATGCGCGCCCTGGAGCGGCACGTCGGCGGCCCGCTGTTCCTCCGGGTCGGCCGGGGCCTGCGGCTCACCGAGGCCGGCCGGATCCTCGCCGAGCGCGGCAAGGCGGTCCTCGACGAGCTGGCGGTCACCCACCAGCAGGTCAGGGCGGTGGCGGCCCTGGACTTCGGCACGGTGCGGATCTGCGCGTTCCCGAGCGCCAACGCCTCGATCGTGCCGGGCGCCGCCGCGGCACTGTCGAAGGAACGGCCCCGGCTGCGCCTCGAACTGATCGAGAAGGAGCCGCCCGACTCGTTCGACCTGCTCCGGCACGCCGAGTGCGAGCTGGTGATCGGCTTCTCCTACGCCGACGAGGACGAGGAGGAGGCCACCGCGGGGATGCTGCGGGTGCCGCTGCTGGAGGACCGGCTCGCGCTGCTGCTGCCGGCCGGGCACCCGTTCGCCGGCCGCGACCGGGTGGACCTGGCCGAGATGGCGGGGGAGCGGTGGATCGCCGGCTGCCCGCGGTGCTGCGGCGCGTTCGTCCGGGCCTGCGAGCGGGCCGGGTTCACGCCCGACATCGCGTGCGCCACGGACGACAACATGGCGATCCAGAGCCTGGTGGCGGCGGGACTCGGGGTGGCGTTGGTGCCGATGCTGGTGCTGTCGTTCCTGCGGCACGGGAGCGTGGTGGCGGTGCCGGTGGAGTCGACGATCCGACGGCGGACGGCCGTGTACACCTGGCCTGATCTGATCCGGGTGCCGGTGGTGCGGGCCACGATCGACGCCCTGGTCACGGTCGCCCACCAGGCGTGAAACCGCCGACCCTCAATCCGGGTACGGGAACCCCGCCGTCGCCGCTGACGAGATCACCCCGGTGGGAAGGGTCGCGTCGACGGATACCAGTTTGTCCAGTGCTCGGTAGTGGTCGAGCGCCGGTGCCATGGCGGCTCGGTAGGTCCGCAGCCCAAGGGCGACGCGTGCGGGACTGTCATCGTGGCGCTGGAACAACTCCCCGCGGCAGTTGTCGCAGGTGTCTGAGCGCGCCGGGGGCGCGAACCGGAGGTGCCAGACCTTGCCGCAGGCGCGACAGAGACGCCGGCCGGAGAGGCGGCGCAGGACCTCGGCGTCGGACAGAGTCAGGTCGACCGCCCGGTCGATGGGTGTGCCCCGTCCAGCGAGCATGACGTCGATCGCCGTTGCCCGGGCCGCGTGGTCGGGAGGCCCCTCGAGGACGAAGCCGGTGGCGTCGAGCCGGGTGAGGTGGTCGTGAGCCATGGACGCGAGCAACTGTTCGGGCAGGGGTTCGCCCACGTTCATGTGGTGCCGCGCCCGCACGGAGAGCGGAGTGCCCGCCCGGACGGCGACCTTGATGATGTCGCTCCAGGTGATCGCGGGGACGCTCCGACGTGCGGCGATGAAGCTGGCGATGGCCTTCCGTTCGCTGCCGGGTGGTCCGAAGATGACAAGGCGCATCGACCCAGCCTATGCACTCCGCGCTCGACGCGCGCCGGTGTCAGGGCGTCGCGCCGCGGTATCCATAACCGCCGCTTATCTGGCCCCAGGAAAGCACCGTCTACTCCGGACAGCTCGCCGCTGACATCGTGACGGCATGGCCACCGACAGCATCGAGACCCCCACCCGTACCCCCGTCTCGGTCCTGCCCGGTCTGGCCGTCGTCGCCTGCGGGGTGACCCTCGCGGTCATCGCGAACAAGCTGCTGCCGGCGGTCAGCGCGCTCACCGTCGCCGTCCTGCTCGGCGCGGTCGCGGCCAACGCGCACCTGCTGCGGCCGTCGTTCGCGCCGGGCCTGAAGCTCGCCAGCCGGCGGCTGCTGCGGATCGGGGTCGCGCTCCTCGGGCTGAAGCTGGTGTTCGGCGAGGTGCTCGCCCTCGGGCCCGGGGTGCTGGCCCTCGTCGTCGTCGCCGTGGGCGTCACGTTCGTCGGCACCCGGTGGCTGGGCCGGCTGCTCGGGGTCGGCGAGGGGTTGTCCCTGCTGGTGGCCACCGGCTTCTCCATCTGCGGGGCCTCGGCGGTCGTCGCGATGAACGGGGTCCGCGAGCAGGACGAGGAGGACGTCGCCAAGGCGCTCGGCCTCGTCACCCTGTGCGGGACGATCGCGATGTTCACGCTGCCGGCCCTGTTCCACCCGACCGGACTGTCGGCGGCCGGGTACGGCATCTGGGCCGGCGGCAGCGTGCACGAGGTCGCCCAGGTCGTCGCGGCGGCCGCCCCGGTGAGCGGTGCGCTCGCCGTGGCGGTGGCCGTGAAGCTCACCCGGGTGGTGCTGCTGGCCCCGATGCTCGCGGTGGTCAGCGTGGCCGAACGCCGCCGGCACGCCGCGGCCCCGGTCGGCGAACGGCCCCCGGTGGTGCCGCTGTTCGTCGTCGGCTTCCTGCTGATGGCGGTGCTGCGCAGCGTGCACGTGCTGCCGGCCCCCGTGCTCGACGCGGCGACGTTCGTGGACGGCCTGCTGCTCGCGGCCGGGATGTTCGCCCTGGGCACGGCGGTGCGGCTGCGGTCGTTGCTGCGGTCCGGTCTGCCGGTGCTCGCCCTGGGTCTGTTGTCCTCCGCCCTGATCGCCGGCCTGGTGCTGGCCGGGGCGACCCTGCTCACCTGAGTCCGGGGCGGACGCGGACCACCGCCCGACGCGCCACCAACCCGCGGCCCACCACCAGCCCGGGTCCACCACCGGCCCGGCCCGCAACCCCGGCCCGGCCCGCAACCCCGGCCTGGGCGGCTGTCCGGACGTGCCCGATCCGGCGCATACCGGGCCGTGCCACCCGCCCAGCCTCTCGTCTCAGCGAAGGAGTCCCGTGATCTCGTCACAGCGAAGGAGTTCCGCCATGCCGACCCATCTGCTCTCCCCAGTGGCGGCCCGCCTGGTCGCGGACATCCGCGCGGCCCTGCGGGGCGACCCCGGCGCGATTCCGGTCCCGAGGGAGCCGCACGAGGCGGCCCCGGCCCGGATCACCCGCGCCCTGGCCGGCTACCTGTTCGACGACACCCTCCTCGGCCCCGAACACCGGGTGCCCGACCCGGATCCGACGTCCTACCGCCAGCACGTCCTGCACGTCGAGGACGACGGCAGCTTCTCCCTCGTCGCGCTCGTCTGGCTGCCGGGCCAGGCCACCTGCGTGCACGACCACGTGTCGTGGTGCGTGGTGGGCACGTACCTCGGCGAGGAGGAGGAGACCAGCTACCGCGTCGTGCGGGGCCATCTGGTGCCGGTCCGCACCACGCGCACCCCGCGCGGCGCCGCGTCGTTCCTCGTTCCGCCGGGGGACATCCACACGGTGCGTAACGCCTCGGACGGACTCGCCATCTCGCTGCACGTGTACGGCGCGGACATCGCAGTCCTCGGCACCAGCGTCCGCCGCCGCTACGACCTGCCCATTCGTCCCGCGTGAGTTCCGGCTGTCCGCCCGGTCGGCCGCGCGGCGAATAGCCGGGATTGGCAAATGGCGCAAAGGCCGTCACCTCGGTACGTCACACCCCGTTGACCCGGGTGCGTGACGCGAGGAGGACTGAATGGCAGTGCGCTGGGAGACCGTGTTCGTCCAGAACTACGGTCGGCTCGTCCGGGCGGCCTATGTGGTCGATGCCGGGCAGGACGGCCGGTCCCGCCGGTGGTGGCGGGCGCACCGGCTGGTGCGCCGGGCGCTGCCGTTGCGGTCGGGACGGAAGGTGGCCGACGACCTCGACGCCGGGTACCGCACGCTGCTCGCCCGGGTGCTGACCCGTTCGCTGGGCCGGCGTCTCCCGTGGCCGGGGCCGTTGCGGCGCGGCGCGGTGTCCGTCCCCGACGGCGGGCCGGGGCACGAGGCGCTCGACCGGGCGCTGGCGGCCGTCGCGCCGCCGGTCCGCGCGGCGTACCTGCTGCTGCTCGGCGAGGGCATGAACCGCAAGAGCGCGACCGGGGCGTTGCAGCTGGTGGGGGTCGCCGACCCGTACGCCGCCGTGAACCGTGCGCTGAAGGTCCGCGACGAGCTCGACGCCGACCACGGGCTCGACCCGGAGCGGCAGGCCGAGCTGCTCGACGAGCCGGCGATGAACCCGGCGGCCGCCGAGGTCCGGGCCCCGGCGCCCGCGATGCTGCGCACCGCCCGGGTCGGCCGGGGCGCGCTCGCCACGGCCGCCGGGGTGTCGGCCCTGATCGGGGTCGCGACCCTGGCCACCGGCGCGTGGAGCGGCCCGGAGCCGCAGAAGGTCGAGCCCGTGCGGCCGGTCACGGACACGGAGTGGCGCAACAATCCCAATCCGGTACTGGCCGCCTGGCCGTCGAGGGGCGACGCCCGCACCGACACGAAGCTGACCAGCGCGGCCGTCACCGCGTGGCGGACCGGCAAGAGGCTCGTCATCGGGCGCGGCGCGGAGGGCTCCCCGCCGGTGGGCGTGCCGCAGCTGTTGTTCGCCGGGCACGTCGACGGCAAGCCGGTCGTGGTGTTGGCGGACCGGTCGCGGCTGGCCCGGTACACGGAAAAGGGTCTTGAACTGTCGCCGATGCCGGTCCTCGGCACCGCCGGGGCGAGCGGCATCCGGCTCGCCGGCACCCGCTACCTGCTCGCCCCGTGGGTGGCGAAGGCCCAGGTGTCCACCCTGGGCGGCGCGTGGCAGGACCTGGCGGCCGTCGACGGGGTCACCGACCCGGTCCGCCCGGTGCCCGGGTCCTGCTACACGGGGCCACTGCTGCGGCTGACCACGAAGGACGTCGCGGCCCCGAGCCCGCTGACCCTGGCGGACCTCGGCCAGATCAGCCTCGCGCACATCACGGTCGGCGACCCGCACGCCGCGCGGTACCTGGACTCGCAGGGCGCGTGGGACCGCCTCGGCTGCCAGGTCACCGAATGGGCCGGCTCGGCCGTGGTGGCCGTGCACGCGTGGGAGTTCGCGGCCGGCCCGCTGCCCGGCAAGGCCGGCACCGGCACGTGGGTGTGCCTGCGCGGCGATCTCGTCGGCGGCGACAACCTGGTCCGCGCCGTCCTGCTCGGACCGGGCGGCACCGCGACCCCGGTGGCGCACGGCACCCGGATGTGCAGCGCCCGGGGCGGCCCGGTTGCGGCGACCGCGTGGTGGAAGGCCCCTGCGGGCTCGTGGTACCTGCTGGCTGCCGGCTCGCCCGGCATCGACCGGATCGACGCCGCGGCGGGCGTCCTCAAGGGCTCGGGCAAGAGCTTCGTGACCCTCGGCCCGGTGCCGAACCAGACCCCGACCATGACCGTGAAGGCACGCGACGCGGCCGGCACGGACGTCCCGGTGCTAGGCGTGATCGGAGGATGACCATGACATCGATGCGGTGGGCGGTGGCCCCGGAGGACATTCCGAAGCCCCGGCGCGGGGTGGAACTGTGGGCCGTCATCTCGCGCAAGCTCCCGGCCGGGCGGCGCAACGACCAACCGGTCCGCTACACCAGGACCCGGACCCGCAACGGGGCCCGGCACCGCTACTAGGCCGGGCCGGATCGCGGCCGGCGGGGCGGCCGCGATCCGGCGACGCGACATCGCCCGCCCGGGCGCGGGGCGGGCCCGGTGATGCGGGGTCGATCCGGCCCGGGATCGGCCCGCCGGTGCCCGGGCACTACTCGGCCAGGATGCCGTAGAGCTTGCGGCGGGCCTCGTTGAGGATCTCCAGCGCCCGCTGCCGCTGCTCCTCGGTGCCGACCTGCCCCACCTGGCCCAGGGCCTGCATGATGCCCATCGCCGCGGTGCGCAGCTCGTGCGCGTTGCTCCCGGCCTCCTCCGCGAACTGGGTCCACGGCGCGGCGTCGGCCTTGCCCGCCGCCTCGCGGCCGGCGTCGGTGAGGGTGAACCGCTTGCGGCCCTCGGACTCCTCGCCCGTGATCAGGCCCTCGTCCTCCAGGAGCTGGAGGGTGGGGTAGACCGAGCCGGGGCTGGGCCGCCACGCGCCGCCGGTGCGCTGGTCGAGCTCGGAGATCATCTCGTAGCCGTGCATGGGGCGCTCGAGGAGCAGCCCGATGATGGCGGCCCGGACGTCGCCGCGCCGCGCGCCGCGCCCCCGGGAGTGCGGCCCGCGCATCCCGCCGCCGCGTCCGCCGCCGAAGCCGCCGCGCCCGCCGAAGGGGCCGAAGGCGTACAGCCGGTCGTGGCCGGGGTGCTCGCCACGGTGGCCGTGGTCGTGCCGGTGTTCGGGGCCATGCTCGCGGCCGGCCCGCTCGAAGTGTCGTCGCATCTGTCGCTACCTCTTCGTTCGTCATCCGACAGCCCGTGTGGCTATCGCGATAGTGAAACGATATATCGGAACCGCTCGCGAGGCAACGTTATTGACGTCATGGATTTGCTTCACACGCATAGGGTTCGACGTCGTACGGTTCATAGGGGTACGACCAGGCGTCGGGAGGTCGATGTGCGGCAGATCGTGCGAAGGGCGGCCAGGGCTGTCCTGTACGACGATGAGGGTAGGTTGCTGCTCATTCGACGGACAAAGGCCAACAGGCCGGTATATTTCACCACGCCCGGGGGTGGGATCGAGCCGGGCGACTCCTCGCCGGTCGACGCGCTGCGCCGGGAACTGCGGGAGGAGCTCGGGGCCACGGCCGACCGGTACCAGCAGGTGCTGGTCAACACGTTCCCGTACGGGGAGGGCGTGGTCGTGCAGTACTTCTTCGTGTGCCGGCTCGTCGCCCTGGACATGTCGGCCCGGCACGGCCCGGAGTTCGACGACCCGTCGCGGGGCCGGTACGACCTGGCGAGGGTCACTCCGCCCGCCGGCCTGACGGGGCTGCGGCTGCGGCCCGAGGGCCTGACGGACTTTCTCACGAACAACCACGAGGCGCTGATGCTCGCGGTGGACCTGGCCCCACCGGACCTGGTCCTGGCGGAGCATCCCCCGGCCGCCGCAGGGGAGCAGCCCCCGGGCCCGGAGCAGCCGCGCGCGGAAGGCGCGGCACAGGCTCCAGGCCCGGAGGGAACGGCTCAGGTCGCCGGGTAACGCGAGTAGTCGGCGAAGTTGCCGTACAGCCGCTCGGCCGCCGGCCCCACCGTCACCGCGTGCACGAGCAGCTCGCCGCCGACGAACGCCCCCTTCCAGGACGCCCCCCGCCCGCCGAACGGCTCCGCGCGGTCCCCCCGGGACCGCGGCTTGTTGATTCCCACCTTGAACGCCTGCACGTCCATCGCGAGCTTCTCGGCCAGTTCCTCGTCGTCGCACGCGAGGCTGGCCACGAGGGACCCGTTGGACGCGTTCATGGCGGCGAGCAGCTCGTCCTTGGTGTCGACCACGATGATGGTGTCGACCGGCCCGAACGGTTCGGCGTGCGCGAGCCGGGACCGGCCGGGCGGCGCGAGCAGGGCCACGGGCGCGACGTAGGCGGAGGTGTCCTGGCCGGGCAGGAAGTGGTCGCCGAGGGTCCCGCGGTGCAGCGGCACGGCCCCGCCCCGCAGCGCCTCGTCCACCTTCCGCCGCAGCTCGTCGGCCTTCGCCGCGCTGATCAGCGGCCCGAAGTCCAGCTCCGGCAGCACGCCGTCGGCACTCGCGAGGGGATGCCCGAGCCGGATCGAGGACACCACGGGCAGGTACATCGCGAGGAACTTGTCCACGAGTTCGCGCTGCACGACGTAGCGGGGGTACGCGGTGCACCGCTGCTTGCCGTACTCGAAACCCTTGCGCAGGTGCCCGGCGAGCAGGTCCCACTGGGAGAAGTCCCAGATGCCCCACGCGTTGAGGCCCTCCTGCTCGATGAAGTGCGGCTTGTCGGAGTCCAGGAGCGCCGCAGCCACCTTGCCGCCGTTGGACCGGCCGCCGACGAAGGCGACGGCGCCGATCTCGGGCGCGCGGACCAGTACCTCGGAAAGCTCCTCACCGCCGCCCGACAGCAGCGTGACGGGCAGCCCGGCCCGGCGCATCAGGGCGTGCGCGACGGTGAGGCACACGGCCCCGCCCTGGGTGGGGGTCTTGGCGATCACGGCGTTGCCGGCGAGCAGTTGGACGAGCTCGGCGTGCACGAGCACGCTCATCGGGTAGTTCCAGGAGGCGATGTTCGACACCGGGCCGGGCAACGGCTCACGGCCGTGCACCATGGGCCCGATCTCGTCGAGATACCACCGGACGCCGTCGAGGGCCCGGTCCACGTCCGCGCAGGCCAGCCGCCACGGCTTGCCGATCTCCCAGCACAGCAGCAACGCGAGCAGGTCCCGCTCGGCCTGCAACGCCTCGACCGCGGCGGTGACCCGCGCGTGCCGCTCGGCGAGGGGGACGCGCGCCCAGGTCCGGTGCTCGGCGGCGGAGAAGGCCAGGGCCCGGCCGGCGGTCGCGGCGTCCAGGCGCGGCAGCCAGCCGATCAGGGTGCCGTCGACGGGGGTGTGCAGCGCGGCGGGCGTCCCGACATCGGACCACACACCCTCGACCAGGTTGAGCAGCCGGTCGTCGGAGAACGCCTCGGGGGTCGCGGCGACGGCACGGGCGTGCACGTCGGCCCAGGCCGCGCCGGATACAACACTCAACGCCATGACGGCTCCTTCACGGGCAG
Proteins encoded in this window:
- a CDS encoding YeiH family protein, producing the protein MATDSIETPTRTPVSVLPGLAVVACGVTLAVIANKLLPAVSALTVAVLLGAVAANAHLLRPSFAPGLKLASRRLLRIGVALLGLKLVFGEVLALGPGVLALVVVAVGVTFVGTRWLGRLLGVGEGLSLLVATGFSICGASAVVAMNGVREQDEEDVAKALGLVTLCGTIAMFTLPALFHPTGLSAAGYGIWAGGSVHEVAQVVAAAAPVSGALAVAVAVKLTRVVLLAPMLAVVSVAERRRHAAAPVGERPPVVPLFVVGFLLMAVLRSVHVLPAPVLDAATFVDGLLLAAGMFALGTAVRLRSLLRSGLPVLALGLLSSALIAGLVLAGATLLT
- a CDS encoding cysteine dioxygenase family protein; protein product: MPTHLLSPVAARLVADIRAALRGDPGAIPVPREPHEAAPARITRALAGYLFDDTLLGPEHRVPDPDPTSYRQHVLHVEDDGSFSLVALVWLPGQATCVHDHVSWCVVGTYLGEEEETSYRVVRGHLVPVRTTRTPRGAASFLVPPGDIHTVRNASDGLAISLHVYGADIAVLGTSVRRRYDLPIRPA
- a CDS encoding PadR family transcriptional regulator; the protein is MRRHFERAGREHGPEHRHDHGHRGEHPGHDRLYAFGPFGGRGGFGGGRGGGMRGPHSRGRGARRGDVRAAIIGLLLERPMHGYEMISELDQRTGGAWRPSPGSVYPTLQLLEDEGLITGEESEGRKRFTLTDAGREAAGKADAAPWTQFAEEAGSNAHELRTAAMGIMQALGQVGQVGTEEQRQRALEILNEARRKLYGILAE
- a CDS encoding NUDIX domain-containing protein — encoded protein: MDLLHTHRVRRRTVHRGTTRRREVDVRQIVRRAARAVLYDDEGRLLLIRRTKANRPVYFTTPGGGIEPGDSSPVDALRRELREELGATADRYQQVLVNTFPYGEGVVVQYFFVCRLVALDMSARHGPEFDDPSRGRYDLARVTPPAGLTGLRLRPEGLTDFLTNNHEALMLAVDLAPPDLVLAEHPPAAAGEQPPGPEQPRAEGAAQAPGPEGTAQVAG
- a CDS encoding aldehyde dehydrogenase family protein, yielding MALSVVSGAAWADVHARAVAATPEAFSDDRLLNLVEGVWSDVGTPAALHTPVDGTLIGWLPRLDAATAGRALAFSAAEHRTWARVPLAERHARVTAAVEALQAERDLLALLLCWEIGKPWRLACADVDRALDGVRWYLDEIGPMVHGREPLPGPVSNIASWNYPMSVLVHAELVQLLAGNAVIAKTPTQGGAVCLTVAHALMRRAGLPVTLLSGGGEELSEVLVRAPEIGAVAFVGGRSNGGKVAAALLDSDKPHFIEQEGLNAWGIWDFSQWDLLAGHLRKGFEYGKQRCTAYPRYVVQRELVDKFLAMYLPVVSSIRLGHPLASADGVLPELDFGPLISAAKADELRRKVDEALRGGAVPLHRGTLGDHFLPGQDTSAYVAPVALLAPPGRSRLAHAEPFGPVDTIIVVDTKDELLAAMNASNGSLVASLACDDEELAEKLAMDVQAFKVGINKPRSRGDRAEPFGGRGASWKGAFVGGELLVHAVTVGPAAERLYGNFADYSRYPAT